The Eurosta solidaginis isolate ZX-2024a chromosome 4, ASM4086904v1, whole genome shotgun sequence genome includes a window with the following:
- the LOC137249260 gene encoding uncharacterized protein has translation MGPPSKSISGWKKVWIDQKRYVRNKAVENTKNWKKTGGGPCKQHVFSVLEQSILDITASVAAAEGVEDGKPFGLNATKSTGKQRENNSSDEDKSFSEDSEVELSCMDNSLDENSTETASDTQRESALLAQKTSQQTRKKINPSELLNIELDVQKEMNDNVRKGLEIQIHHYTEIEGHLKELNQGLENFQNIQNSLLKETKRHNSEIERLRKIEANRKLILINSQIEVQNLKILAAKKSLGIN, from the exons ATGGGCCCACCATCAAAATCAATCTCCGGATGGAAAAAG GTTTGGATTGATCAAAAACGATACGTACGAAACAAGGCtgtcgaaaataccaaaaattGGAAAAAGACCGGTGGAGGACCTTGCAAGCAACATGTTTTTTCTGTATTAGAACAGTCAATTTTGGATATAACTGCGTCAGTAGCAGCTGCGGAAGGTGTCGAAGATGGCAAGCCTTTTGGTTTGAATGCAACGAAATCAACTGGTAAGCAACGTGAAAATAACAGTAGTGATGAAGACAAGAGCTTTAGTGAGGACTCTGAAGTGGAACTTAGTTGCATGGACAATAGCTTGGacgaaaatagcaccgaaactgcGAGCGACACGCAAAGGGAAAGTGCTTTGCTTGCACAAAAAACCAGCCAGCAAACTCGCAAAAAAATTAACCCTTCGGAGCTATTAAACATTGAACTAGATGTTCAAAAAGAAATGAATGACAACGTCAGAAAGGGCTTGGAAATCCAGATCCATCACTATACTGAAATAGAAGGCCACTTAAAGGAATTAAACCAAGGCctcgaaaactttcaaaatattcaaaacagttTACTAAAGGAAACAAAACGCCACAATTCGGAAATTGAACGGCTCAGAAAAATTGAAGCTAACCGTAAACTCATACTTATAAACAGCCAAATCgaggttcaaaatttgaaaatactagctgcaaagaaaagcttaggcattaattag